The following proteins come from a genomic window of Ammospiza nelsoni isolate bAmmNel1 chromosome 6, bAmmNel1.pri, whole genome shotgun sequence:
- the SYNJ2BP gene encoding synaptojanin-2-binding protein, producing MNGSVAGGGYAEEIISLTRRPSGLGFNIVGGTDQQYIANDNSIYVSWIKKDGAAYLDGRLQEGDKILAINGKDLKDLRHKDAVELFRNAGYYVSLKIQRRLQPQNGPVGHGGDGESGGLPLAAILVPGLALAATAVWILLRYRQRM from the exons ATGAACGGCAGCGTGGCGGGCGGCGGCTACGCCGAGGAGATTATCAGCCTCACCCGCAGACCCTCAG ggttaggcttcaaCATTGTTGGTGGGACAGATCAGCAGTACATTGCCAATGACAACAGCATCTATGTCAGCTGGATCAAAAAGGATGGGGCAGCTTACCTTGATGGCCGATTACAAGAAGGAGATAAAATTTTAGCG ATCAATGGCAAAGACTTGAAGGATTTGCGGCACAAGGATGCTGTGGAACTGTTCAGGAATGCAGGCTATTACGTGTCTCTGAAAATTCAGCGCAGG ttGCAGCCACAGAATGGCCCTGTGGGTCATGGAGGAGATGGAGAATCAGGTGGGCTTCCTCTGGCAGCCATTCTTGTGCCAGGCCTGGCGCTTGCTGCGACAGCAGTCTGGATCTTGCTGAGGTATCGACAGCGGATGTGA